In one window of Sphingomonas glaciei DNA:
- a CDS encoding ABC transporter substrate-binding protein, whose amino-acid sequence MAALLLLAAVTGLNGCRKAEGGAVDAVVIAERPPKLADPLAADLAPADLLLVGNVAQGLVRFDAAGDIAPGLAERWAVSDDGLSYVFRLRTASWSDGRKVRARDVVRLIERQLDRRSRNPLFDTIGAVREVVAMTDRVIAVELNAPRPHLLQLLAQPEFGLVRGGGGTGPFTDSTEGGAIDLVRTLPGFDGDEAQQQRVRLTAAPAQRAIESFVGGDSELVLGGTVADFPLASAAKLPRNTLRIDPVLGLFGLVPARDEGPAADLETRALLDEAIDRDALVAALAVPGLQPRLSLLQPGLDLADGPALPAWAPLTLEQRRPDLLVRAREIFPLASGSQPPPTLEPRKTISLALPDGPGGAIILARLKADWEPLGVQVVEAGDGPADFRFIDEVAPSSSPAWFLRRFRCEFTAICSEQADQLLDAARLTGFPPQRARFFVDAERIMREEVLFLPIAAPVRWSLAGRDVQGFAENRFGRHTLTDLRMAPNARD is encoded by the coding sequence ATGGCGGCCCTGTTGCTGCTCGCCGCTGTCACGGGGCTTAACGGCTGCCGCAAGGCCGAGGGCGGGGCGGTCGATGCGGTGGTGATCGCCGAGCGGCCGCCGAAGCTCGCCGATCCGCTTGCCGCCGACCTTGCGCCCGCCGACCTGCTGCTGGTCGGCAACGTCGCGCAGGGGCTGGTGCGATTCGACGCGGCGGGCGACATTGCGCCGGGCCTGGCCGAACGGTGGGCGGTGAGCGACGACGGGCTGAGCTATGTCTTCCGCCTGCGCACCGCGTCGTGGAGCGACGGGCGCAAGGTCCGGGCGCGCGACGTGGTCCGGCTGATCGAGCGCCAGCTCGACCGCCGCAGCCGTAATCCGCTGTTCGATACCATCGGCGCGGTGCGCGAGGTGGTGGCGATGACCGACCGCGTCATCGCGGTGGAGCTGAACGCGCCGCGGCCGCACCTCCTGCAACTACTCGCCCAGCCGGAATTCGGCCTGGTTCGGGGCGGGGGCGGGACCGGACCGTTCACCGACAGCACCGAGGGCGGGGCGATCGATTTGGTCCGAACGCTGCCGGGATTCGACGGCGACGAAGCGCAGCAGCAGCGGGTGCGGCTCACCGCCGCACCGGCCCAGCGCGCGATCGAATCGTTCGTCGGCGGCGACAGCGAGTTGGTGCTGGGCGGGACGGTGGCCGATTTCCCGCTCGCCAGCGCTGCGAAATTGCCGCGCAACACGCTTCGGATCGACCCGGTGCTGGGGCTGTTCGGGCTGGTCCCCGCGCGTGACGAGGGGCCGGCGGCAGATCTCGAGACCCGCGCCCTGCTCGACGAGGCGATCGACCGCGACGCGCTGGTCGCCGCGCTGGCGGTGCCCGGGCTGCAGCCCCGGCTGAGCCTGCTCCAGCCAGGACTGGACCTCGCCGACGGACCGGCCCTGCCGGCATGGGCGCCGCTGACCCTCGAGCAGCGTCGCCCCGACCTGCTGGTCCGGGCCCGGGAAATCTTTCCGTTGGCGAGCGGGAGCCAGCCACCGCCCACATTGGAGCCGCGCAAGACCATAAGCCTCGCTCTGCCGGACGGTCCGGGCGGAGCGATCATCCTCGCGCGGCTCAAGGCGGACTGGGAGCCGCTGGGCGTGCAGGTGGTCGAAGCAGGAGACGGGCCAGCCGACTTCCGCTTCATCGACGAGGTCGCGCCGTCGAGCTCACCGGCCTGGTTCCTGCGCCGCTTCCGCTGCGAGTTCACCGCGATCTGTTCGGAGCAGGCCGACCAGTTGCTCGATGCCGCGCGGCTGACCGGCTTTCCCCCGCAGCGCGCGCGCTTCTTCGTCGATGCCGAGCGGATCATGCGCGAGGAAGTGCTGTTCCTGCCGATCGCCGCGCCGGTCCGCTGGTCTCTGGCCGGGCGCGACGTCCAGGGCTTCGCCGAAAACCGCTTCGGGCGCCACACGCTGACGGACTTGCGGATGGCGCCGAACGCACGAGATTAG
- a CDS encoding thiamine pyrophosphate-binding protein: MTAPNLRTGGRLLVDQLRIQGCDRLFTVPGESFLAVLDALHDTPEIDVVVCRQEGGVSYMAEADGKLTGRPGIAFVTRGPGATNATPGVHIAFQDSTPMILFVGDLDRRDKDREGFQEIDFPAFFGPIAKWAARIDDARRIPEYVARAWRVATAGRPGPVVLALPEDMLRDEVEALDRPAMPPVVEHPDPSAIATLHELLKDAAAPVAIVGGADWSPCAAHHFSAWAARTGIPVAAAFRRQDAIANDCPVYAGNLGYGPNPKLVQRVKEADLLLVVGARLGEATTDGYTLITPDHPGQIIIHVHPDPNELGRVYHADLPICSDMGEFAQDLDAWEDDDLLPFGAGREAHADYLAWSEPAPRDGVTLDLGPCVALLRDKLPADTIVCNGAGNFSGWVHRYWRYAATPCQLAPTSGTMGYGLPAAVAAALRFKDRSVLCVAGDGDFLMNGQELATAAQYGADLLVIVVDNGSYGTIRMHQERDYPERLSATTLANPDFAALGRAYGAWSATVERTEEFAPALDEALGRKGIRLLHLKTDVEVITNQTTISALRDKART, encoded by the coding sequence ATGACCGCGCCCAATCTCCGCACCGGCGGACGCCTTCTCGTCGACCAGCTCCGAATCCAGGGCTGCGACCGCCTGTTCACCGTGCCCGGTGAAAGCTTCCTCGCCGTTCTCGACGCCCTCCACGACACGCCCGAGATCGACGTGGTCGTCTGCCGCCAGGAAGGCGGCGTGTCCTACATGGCCGAGGCCGACGGCAAGCTGACCGGCCGCCCCGGAATCGCCTTCGTCACCCGCGGGCCCGGCGCCACCAACGCCACCCCCGGCGTCCATATCGCCTTCCAGGATTCGACCCCGATGATCCTGTTCGTCGGCGACCTCGACCGCCGCGACAAGGACCGCGAAGGTTTCCAGGAAATCGACTTCCCCGCCTTCTTCGGCCCGATCGCCAAATGGGCTGCGCGGATCGACGACGCCCGCCGGATCCCCGAATATGTCGCCCGCGCCTGGCGCGTCGCCACCGCCGGCCGCCCCGGACCCGTCGTTCTCGCGCTGCCCGAGGACATGCTCCGCGACGAGGTCGAAGCGCTGGATCGCCCGGCAATGCCGCCGGTGGTCGAGCATCCCGACCCTTCGGCCATCGCCACCCTGCACGAACTGCTCAAGGACGCCGCCGCGCCCGTCGCGATCGTCGGCGGCGCCGACTGGAGCCCCTGCGCCGCGCATCATTTCAGCGCCTGGGCCGCGCGTACCGGAATCCCCGTCGCCGCCGCCTTCCGCCGCCAGGATGCGATCGCCAACGACTGCCCGGTCTATGCCGGCAACCTCGGCTACGGTCCGAATCCGAAGCTGGTCCAGCGGGTGAAGGAGGCTGACCTGTTGCTGGTGGTCGGCGCCCGGCTCGGCGAAGCGACCACCGACGGTTACACGCTGATCACCCCCGACCATCCCGGCCAGATCATCATCCACGTCCACCCCGACCCCAACGAACTCGGCCGGGTCTATCACGCCGACCTGCCGATCTGCTCGGACATGGGCGAATTCGCGCAGGACCTCGATGCGTGGGAAGACGACGACCTGCTGCCGTTCGGTGCTGGGCGCGAAGCCCATGCCGACTATCTCGCCTGGAGCGAGCCGGCCCCGCGCGACGGCGTGACCCTCGACCTCGGCCCGTGCGTCGCGCTTCTCCGCGACAAGCTTCCGGCCGACACCATCGTGTGCAACGGCGCGGGCAATTTCTCGGGCTGGGTCCACCGCTACTGGCGCTATGCCGCGACCCCGTGCCAGCTGGCGCCGACCAGCGGCACCATGGGCTATGGCCTCCCCGCCGCGGTCGCCGCCGCGCTGCGCTTCAAGGACCGCTCGGTGCTGTGCGTCGCGGGCGACGGCGACTTCCTGATGAACGGGCAGGAGCTCGCCACCGCCGCGCAATATGGCGCCGACCTGCTCGTCATCGTCGTCGACAACGGCAGCTACGGCACCATCCGCATGCACCAGGAACGCGACTATCCCGAGCGATTGTCCGCCACCACCCTCGCCAACCCCGACTTCGCCGCGCTCGGCCGGGCCTATGGCGCATGGTCGGCGACGGTCGAGCGGACCGAGGAGTTCGCCCCGGCGCTCGACGAGGCACTCGGCCGCAAGGGCATCCGCCTCCTCCACCTCAAGACCGATGTCGAGGTAATCACCAACCAGACCACCATCTCGGCCCTGCGGGACAAGGCGCGGACCTGA
- a CDS encoding TIGR02300 family protein yields MVKPEWGAKRTCPKCATRFYDLGKDDPVTCIECGNTFVPEPVLKSKQPMPFEQVSVAAPSAAPDSDLGAEDLALPDEDEEPSADDEVDLSTGDDDLGVETKNEDEDNN; encoded by the coding sequence ATGGTGAAGCCCGAGTGGGGCGCCAAACGCACCTGCCCCAAGTGTGCGACCCGTTTCTACGATCTCGGCAAGGACGATCCGGTGACCTGCATCGAATGCGGCAACACCTTCGTCCCTGAACCGGTGCTCAAGTCCAAGCAGCCGATGCCGTTCGAACAGGTCTCTGTCGCGGCGCCGTCGGCGGCTCCCGACTCCGATCTGGGGGCCGAGGATCTGGCCCTGCCGGACGAGGACGAGGAGCCCAGCGCCGACGACGAGGTCGATCTGTCGACCGGCGACGACGACCTGGGTGTCGAGACCAAGAACGAAGACGAGGATAACAACTGA
- a CDS encoding thiazole synthase, with translation MMTEDTWTVAGRTFSSRLIVGTGKYKSLEQNAAAVAASGAEIVTVAVRRVNLTDPNAPKLTDFIDPKVTTYLPNTAGCFTAEEAIRTLRLAREAGGWKLVKLEVLAEAKTLYPDMIETVRATELLTKEGFEVMVYCTDDPIMARRCEEAGAVAIMPLGAPIGSGLGVQNPVTIRLIVEGAKVPVLVDAGVGTASDAAFAMELGCDGVLMNTAIAEAKDPILMARAMKAAVESGRLAYRAGRMGKRMYADPSSPLAGLI, from the coding sequence ATGATGACTGAAGACACATGGACCGTCGCCGGGCGCACCTTCTCCTCGCGGCTGATCGTCGGCACCGGCAAGTATAAGAGCCTCGAGCAGAATGCCGCGGCGGTGGCGGCGAGCGGGGCGGAAATCGTCACCGTGGCGGTGCGGCGGGTCAACTTGACCGATCCCAATGCGCCCAAGTTGACTGACTTCATCGACCCCAAGGTCACCACCTACCTGCCGAACACCGCCGGCTGCTTCACCGCGGAGGAGGCGATCCGCACCCTGCGCCTGGCGCGTGAGGCAGGGGGGTGGAAGCTGGTCAAGCTGGAGGTGCTGGCGGAAGCCAAGACGCTCTACCCCGACATGATCGAGACCGTCCGCGCTACCGAACTTCTCACCAAGGAAGGGTTCGAGGTGATGGTCTATTGCACTGACGATCCGATCATGGCCCGCCGCTGCGAGGAAGCCGGGGCGGTGGCGATCATGCCGCTGGGCGCGCCGATCGGATCGGGTCTGGGGGTGCAAAACCCGGTCACCATCCGCCTGATCGTCGAGGGCGCCAAGGTCCCGGTGCTGGTCGACGCCGGGGTCGGCACCGCCAGCGACGCGGCGTTCGCGATGGAGCTGGGCTGCGACGGGGTGCTGATGAACACCGCCATCGCCGAGGCCAAGGACCCGATCCTGATGGCCCGCGCGATGAAGGCGGCGGTGGAGAGCGGCCGCCTCGCCTATCGCGCCGGACGGATGGGCAAGCGGATGTACGCCGATCCGTCGAGTCCGCTGGCCGGGCTGATCTGA
- a CDS encoding transglycosylase domain-containing protein, producing MADRDSPWQRDGRNVEDLPDPFAAPLFGGAPRVRKARWWKRARPRPAAPDTVADAPSTTWLDRSAQAAQFRAPDSGAGTPPPPEAPAGTGPRRPWLRWGLMGFTALVLITLLWLVITAPLGRALEPLPNPAMLIVSSEGRPIARRGAIKEAPVEIAKLKPYTPAAFVAIEDRRFYRHWGIDPRAIGRAMVANFQAGGVRQGGSTLTQQLAKTSFLSSDRALKRKAQEVIIAFWLEGRLTKDEILTRYLSSVYFGDGVYGLRAASRHYFGKQPEQLTLAQSAMLAGLVQAPSRLAPTRNLAGARKRAALVLKAMSDTDAITPAQARAALAAPARAIRRTRKVPTGTYFADWMAPQAADAFETDFGEVRVTSTLDADLQRLAARAIGNAALAPGVQAALVAMRPDGRVVAMVGGRSYKESTFNRATQARRQPGSAFKLFVYLAALRAGYRPDSIIQDSPITIDGWSPANNDGVFRGPVTLQQAFARSSNAATVRLSEEVGRAKVLSTARELGISTPLPDSPSVALGTAGVSLLELTAAYAAVAGGRYPVTASGLPPAGAGIETQDFTATLFGRSGRLDEGRDWRPMLDLLWAAANEGTGRKAALATATFGKTGTSQDNRDALFVGFAGDLVVGVWVGRDDNKSLGKAVSGGTMPAQIWRGFMAPALSVDGRSASALPAGYRVPRRAPGPNGSEAPIMDGIEAWVDRLSTMAEGILSEGR from the coding sequence ATGGCGGATCGCGACTCACCCTGGCAGCGAGACGGTCGCAACGTAGAGGATCTGCCCGATCCCTTCGCCGCCCCGCTGTTCGGCGGTGCGCCCAGGGTGCGTAAGGCGCGGTGGTGGAAGCGGGCCAGGCCGCGTCCGGCCGCGCCCGACACCGTCGCCGACGCACCCTCAACCACCTGGCTCGACCGCTCCGCGCAGGCAGCGCAGTTCCGCGCCCCCGACTCGGGCGCTGGCACCCCGCCTCCGCCCGAGGCACCCGCCGGCACCGGCCCGCGCCGCCCGTGGCTTCGCTGGGGGCTGATGGGGTTCACCGCGCTGGTCCTGATCACCCTCCTATGGCTGGTCATCACCGCCCCGCTCGGCCGCGCGCTGGAACCGCTGCCCAATCCGGCGATGCTGATCGTCTCGAGCGAGGGCCGCCCGATCGCGCGCCGCGGCGCGATCAAGGAAGCGCCGGTCGAGATCGCCAAATTGAAACCCTACACCCCGGCCGCCTTTGTCGCGATCGAGGACCGCCGCTTCTACCGCCACTGGGGCATCGACCCGCGCGCGATCGGGCGGGCGATGGTCGCCAACTTCCAGGCCGGCGGCGTCCGGCAAGGCGGCTCAACCCTCACCCAGCAGCTCGCCAAGACTAGCTTCCTGTCCTCGGACCGGGCGCTCAAGCGCAAAGCGCAGGAAGTGATCATCGCCTTCTGGCTGGAAGGCCGGCTGACCAAGGACGAGATCCTCACCCGCTACCTGTCATCGGTCTATTTCGGCGACGGCGTTTATGGACTGCGCGCCGCTTCGCGCCATTATTTCGGCAAGCAGCCCGAACAGCTCACCCTTGCCCAGTCGGCGATGCTGGCCGGGCTGGTGCAGGCGCCGAGCCGGCTCGCGCCGACCCGCAACCTCGCCGGCGCCCGCAAGCGCGCCGCGCTGGTGCTGAAGGCGATGAGCGATACCGACGCCATCACCCCGGCCCAGGCCCGCGCTGCGCTCGCCGCCCCGGCGCGCGCGATCCGGCGCACCCGCAAGGTCCCGACCGGCACCTATTTCGCCGACTGGATGGCGCCCCAGGCGGCCGACGCCTTCGAGACCGACTTCGGCGAAGTGAGGGTCACCAGCACGCTCGACGCCGACCTGCAGCGGCTGGCGGCACGCGCGATCGGCAATGCGGCGCTCGCCCCCGGGGTCCAGGCCGCGCTTGTCGCGATGCGCCCCGACGGCCGGGTGGTCGCGATGGTCGGCGGGCGGTCGTACAAGGAATCGACCTTCAATCGCGCAACGCAAGCCCGCCGCCAGCCCGGCTCGGCGTTCAAACTGTTCGTCTATCTCGCCGCGCTGCGGGCGGGCTATCGCCCCGATTCGATCATCCAGGACAGCCCGATCACCATCGACGGGTGGAGCCCGGCCAACAACGACGGCGTGTTCCGCGGGCCGGTGACGCTGCAGCAGGCCTTTGCCCGCTCCAGCAACGCCGCCACCGTCCGCCTGTCGGAAGAGGTCGGCCGGGCCAAGGTGCTGAGCACCGCGCGCGAACTCGGCATTTCCACCCCGCTCCCCGATTCGCCCAGCGTCGCGCTCGGCACCGCCGGGGTCAGCCTGCTTGAACTCACCGCCGCTTATGCCGCGGTAGCCGGCGGGCGCTATCCGGTCACGGCCAGCGGCCTGCCCCCGGCCGGCGCGGGCATCGAGACGCAGGACTTCACCGCCACCCTGTTCGGCCGCAGCGGCCGCCTCGACGAGGGGCGCGACTGGCGTCCGATGCTCGACCTGTTATGGGCCGCCGCCAACGAAGGCACCGGGCGCAAGGCGGCGCTCGCCACCGCCACCTTTGGCAAGACCGGGACCAGCCAGGACAATCGCGACGCCCTGTTCGTTGGCTTCGCCGGCGACCTGGTGGTCGGCGTGTGGGTCGGGCGCGACGACAACAAGTCGCTTGGCAAGGCGGTCTCGGGCGGCACGATGCCGGCGCAGATCTGGCGGGGCTTCATGGCCCCTGCCCTCAGCGTCGACGGGCGGAGCGCGTCCGCCCTCCCGGCCGGTTATCGCGTGCCGCGCCGCGCGCCGGGCCCGAACGGCTCCGAAGCCCCTATAATGGACGGTATCGAGGCTTGGGTGGATCGCCTCTCCACGATGGCCGAGGGCATCCTGTCGGAAGGGCGCTGA
- a CDS encoding DUF4112 domain-containing protein, which produces MTTQTRRYVRDLPLGTDPRHVRQRLEALEHLLERALPIPGTSKRVGLDVLLDFVPGIGPTVGAGLGAYLAWEGRNLGMSKWQIARMGKNIGIDWLLGMIPVVGAIPDYFFRSNTRNLRIIKKHLDKHHPAARTIDVPPLR; this is translated from the coding sequence ATGACCACGCAAACCCGCCGCTACGTCCGCGACCTGCCGCTCGGCACCGATCCGCGCCATGTGCGCCAGCGGCTCGAAGCGCTTGAGCATCTGCTCGAGCGGGCGCTGCCCATCCCCGGCACCAGCAAGCGGGTCGGACTCGACGTGCTGCTCGACTTCGTGCCCGGGATCGGCCCGACGGTCGGCGCGGGTCTTGGCGCCTATCTGGCGTGGGAGGGCCGCAACCTCGGCATGAGCAAGTGGCAGATCGCGCGGATGGGCAAGAATATCGGGATCGACTGGCTGCTCGGGATGATCCCGGTCGTTGGTGCGATCCCCGACTATTTCTTCAGGTCGAACACTCGCAACTTGCGGATCATCAAGAAGCATCTCGACAAGCACCACCCCGCTGCCCGGACCATCGACGTCCCGCCGCTGCGGTAA
- a CDS encoding (d)CMP kinase: protein MATTPLVIAVDGPAASGKGTVARGLARHYGLPHLDTGKLYRAVALSLLRWGGDPDSEFAALRAVHEVAGLMDDPELTSEMVGGIASRVSAYPAVRAALLERQREFAGSPDGAVLDGRDIGTVIAPHAPAKLFVTASIDERARRRHAELTAAGLPVHLEEILIDLRARDERDSGRSAAPLVMADDALLLDTSAMGPDEALAEAIRLVETRLAT from the coding sequence ATGGCCACCACTCCCCTCGTCATCGCCGTCGACGGCCCCGCGGCGAGCGGCAAGGGCACCGTCGCCCGCGGCCTCGCCCGCCACTACGGCCTGCCCCACCTCGACACCGGCAAGCTCTACCGCGCGGTCGCCCTGTCGCTGCTGCGCTGGGGCGGCGATCCCGACAGCGAATTCGCAGCGCTGCGCGCGGTGCACGAGGTCGCCGGGCTGATGGACGACCCCGAACTCACCAGCGAGATGGTCGGAGGGATCGCCAGCCGGGTCAGCGCCTATCCCGCCGTCCGCGCCGCCCTGCTCGAACGCCAGCGCGAATTCGCCGGAAGCCCCGATGGCGCCGTGCTCGACGGGCGCGACATCGGCACGGTGATAGCCCCGCACGCCCCAGCCAAGCTGTTCGTCACCGCCAGCATCGACGAACGCGCTCGCCGCCGCCACGCCGAGCTCACCGCAGCCGGCCTCCCGGTCCACCTCGAGGAGATCCTCATCGACCTGCGCGCCCGCGACGAGCGCGACTCCGGCCGCTCCGCCGCCCCGCTGGTGATGGCCGACGATGCGCTGCTGCTCGACACCAGTGCGATGGGCCCGGACGAGGCATTGGCCGAAGCAATCCGGCTGGTGGAAACGCGGCTCGCAACCTAA
- a CDS encoding Flp family type IVb pilin, translating to MTNFIKMLNNEDGATAIEYGLIAALIAVAAITALTSIGGNLNKTFTNVAGNLNKTT from the coding sequence ATGACCAATTTCATCAAGATGCTGAACAACGAAGACGGCGCCACCGCGATTGAGTACGGCCTGATTGCCGCTCTCATTGCCGTCGCCGCGATCACCGCGCTGACCAGCATCGGTGGTAACCTCAACAAGACCTTCACCAACGTCGCTGGCAACCTCAACAAGACGACCTGA
- a CDS encoding Flp family type IVb pilin, with product MTLFTKMLASEDGATAIEYGLIAALIAVAAITALTSIGGNLNKTFSNVGDNLNKTS from the coding sequence ATGACACTCTTCACGAAGATGCTGGCCAGCGAGGATGGCGCCACCGCCATCGAATATGGCCTTATCGCAGCCCTGATCGCGGTCGCCGCGATTACTGCGCTCACAAGCATCGGTGGCAACCTCAACAAGACTTTCAGCAACGTCGGCGACAACCTCAACAAGACGAGCTGA
- a CDS encoding M24 family metallopeptidase, with amino-acid sequence MINYLGLAACLLVGLAAPVAAQPTAAPSVLSLRERATLEDKLLADRLDTIVPALMREQKIDMWVLIAREYVEDPVVMTMLDAENMHARRRTILVFFDPGAGKPIERLTVSRYGLAGLFQPAWNPEAEPDQWKALGQLVAARNPKRIAINSSALSQFADGLTLSQYEGLLAALPAPYRSRLVRTDELAVGWMETRTAQEMQVYPQLLHITHAIIAEALSAKVITPGKTTANDVRWWMREKVSSLGMQVWFHPSLSIFRAGQPAALQNDEVIRPGDMLWTDFGITYLGLNSDVQQLGYVLKPGERDAPRGLRDGLAAANRVQDALTGSFRTGLTGNQILAAARAKAIAAGLTPSIYSHPIGFHGHGAGSSIGFWDNQNPDPRGERPLRPNTAWSIELNAKANVPEWNGQEIDFRQEENAFFDGRTIRYLDGRQTRFHLVGARQ; translated from the coding sequence ATGATCAACTATCTCGGCCTCGCCGCCTGCCTGCTGGTCGGCCTCGCGGCGCCGGTCGCGGCGCAACCCACAGCGGCCCCGAGCGTCCTCTCCCTGCGCGAACGTGCCACGCTCGAGGACAAGCTCCTCGCCGACCGCCTCGACACGATCGTCCCCGCCCTGATGCGCGAGCAGAAGATCGACATGTGGGTGCTGATCGCCCGCGAATATGTCGAGGATCCGGTCGTCATGACCATGCTCGACGCCGAGAACATGCACGCCCGGCGCCGCACGATCCTGGTCTTCTTCGACCCCGGCGCCGGCAAGCCGATCGAGCGCCTGACCGTCAGCCGCTACGGCCTCGCCGGCCTGTTCCAGCCCGCCTGGAACCCGGAGGCCGAGCCCGACCAGTGGAAAGCGCTCGGCCAGCTGGTCGCTGCCCGCAACCCCAAGCGCATCGCCATCAACAGCTCGGCCCTCAGCCAGTTCGCCGACGGCCTGACGCTGAGCCAATATGAAGGCCTCCTCGCCGCCCTCCCCGCCCCCTACCGCAGCCGCCTCGTCCGGACCGACGAACTGGCGGTCGGCTGGATGGAGACCCGCACCGCGCAGGAGATGCAGGTCTATCCGCAGCTCCTCCACATCACCCACGCGATCATCGCCGAAGCGCTCAGCGCCAAGGTCATCACGCCCGGCAAGACCACCGCCAACGACGTCCGCTGGTGGATGCGCGAAAAAGTCAGCAGCCTCGGTATGCAGGTGTGGTTCCACCCCTCGCTATCGATCTTCCGCGCCGGGCAGCCCGCCGCGCTCCAGAACGACGAGGTCATCCGCCCCGGCGACATGCTGTGGACCGACTTCGGCATCACCTACCTCGGCCTCAACAGCGACGTGCAACAGCTCGGCTACGTGCTGAAGCCCGGGGAGCGCGACGCGCCCAGGGGCCTGCGCGACGGCCTCGCCGCCGCCAACCGCGTGCAGGACGCGCTGACGGGCAGCTTCCGCACCGGCCTCACCGGCAACCAGATCCTCGCCGCCGCCCGCGCCAAGGCCATCGCCGCGGGCCTCACCCCGTCCATCTACTCCCACCCGATCGGCTTCCACGGCCACGGCGCGGGCAGCAGCATCGGCTTCTGGGACAATCAGAACCCCGACCCCCGCGGCGAGCGTCCCCTCCGCCCCAACACCGCCTGGTCGATCGAGCTCAACGCCAAGGCCAATGTGCCCGAATGGAACGGGCAGGAGATCGATTTCCGACAGGAGGAGAACGCCTTCTTCGACGGCCGGACGATACGCTACCTGGACGGGCGGCAGACCCGCTTCCATCTCGTTGGAGCGCGGCAGTGA
- a CDS encoding M24 family metallopeptidase — MTNAAIHRRSFLGGAGALSAALAIPARGLAATVAEQVVRRPLPPPISAAERIARLRRAQQLLRANRLGAMLVESGASLDYYTGIQWWRSERLTGVVIPAEGDPIIVTPFFEQPSIAEQLEVPAEIRTWQEDEEPLKLVADFLRERKVAGQPVAFEETNRFFLGDRLAAQLPATRIVSANAVVRAQRMIKSPAELALMQAASDITIAAFRTAHANLKPGMTGGDISAAIVAASKALGGDADGNLVLINEASALPHGSKKQHTLAPGDLVLIDGGCSVHGYQSDISRTFVFDGKPNAEQRKVWEQVHRGQQIALAAARIGASAGSVDDAVRTAYASWGYGPDYKLPGLSHRTGHGIGMEGHEPVNLVRGETTRLAPGMCFSNEPGLYLPGRFGVRLEDCFHMTPGGPRWFTTPPPSIDQPLS; from the coding sequence GTGACCAATGCAGCCATTCATCGCCGATCGTTCTTGGGCGGCGCGGGCGCGCTGAGCGCGGCGCTCGCGATTCCTGCCCGAGGGCTTGCCGCCACGGTTGCCGAACAGGTGGTCCGGCGTCCCCTGCCACCGCCCATCAGCGCGGCGGAGCGGATCGCTCGTCTTCGCCGTGCGCAGCAGCTGCTTCGCGCCAATCGCCTCGGTGCCATGCTGGTCGAGTCCGGGGCGAGCCTCGACTATTATACCGGCATCCAGTGGTGGCGCAGCGAGCGGCTGACCGGCGTCGTGATTCCGGCCGAGGGCGACCCGATCATCGTCACCCCCTTCTTCGAACAGCCGAGCATCGCCGAACAGCTCGAAGTGCCAGCCGAGATACGCACCTGGCAGGAGGACGAGGAACCGCTAAAGCTCGTCGCCGACTTCCTCCGCGAACGGAAGGTCGCCGGCCAGCCCGTCGCCTTTGAGGAAACCAACCGCTTCTTCCTCGGCGATCGTCTCGCGGCGCAACTGCCCGCCACCCGAATCGTCAGTGCCAATGCCGTCGTCCGCGCCCAGCGGATGATCAAGTCCCCGGCCGAACTCGCGCTGATGCAGGCCGCCAGCGACATCACCATCGCCGCCTTCCGCACGGCTCATGCCAACCTCAAGCCGGGCATGACCGGCGGCGACATCAGCGCCGCCATCGTTGCGGCCTCCAAGGCGCTGGGCGGTGATGCCGACGGCAACCTCGTTCTTATCAACGAAGCCTCGGCCCTGCCCCACGGCTCCAAGAAGCAGCACACCCTCGCCCCCGGCGACCTCGTTCTGATCGATGGCGGCTGCAGCGTTCACGGCTATCAGTCCGACATCAGCCGCACCTTCGTCTTCGACGGCAAGCCGAACGCCGAGCAGCGCAAGGTGTGGGAACAGGTCCACCGCGGCCAGCAGATCGCGCTCGCCGCAGCACGGATCGGAGCGTCGGCCGGAAGCGTCGATGACGCGGTTCGCACGGCGTACGCAAGCTGGGGCTACGGCCCCGACTACAAGCTCCCCGGCCTGTCGCACCGCACCGGCCACGGCATCGGCATGGAAGGCCACGAACCGGTCAACCTCGTCCGCGGCGAAACCACGAGGCTCGCCCCCGGCATGTGCTTCTCGAACGAGCCCGGCCTCTACCTTCCCGGGCGCTTCGGCGTGCGGCTGGAAGATTGCTTTCACATGACGCCAGGCGGCCCCAGGTGGTTCACCACCCCGCCGCCCAGCATCGACCAGCCGCTGAGCTGA